A section of the Macadamia integrifolia cultivar HAES 741 chromosome 9, SCU_Mint_v3, whole genome shotgun sequence genome encodes:
- the LOC122089957 gene encoding major strawberry allergen Fra a 1.07-like gives MAVTTISNEFSCPIPPARLFKAAILDAHNLLPKIVPDKIKSIEIQGDGGAGSIKQINLADDGPFDFIKHRIEEVDEQNFKCKFTLIEGAVVGEKIEKVVDTVQFVASADGGSIIKATSEFYTIGDYTMGEDEIQMGKDMAVGTFKMVEGYLLQNPDAYA, from the exons ATGGCTGTGACTACCATTAGCAATGAGTTCAGTTGCCCAATCCCTCCCGCTAGGCTTTTCAAGGCTGCAATCCTTGATGCACACAACCTACTTCCCAAGATCGTTCCTGACAAGATCAAATCCATTGAAATTCAAGGAGATGGTGGGGCTGGATCCATCAAACAGATCAACTTGGCTGATG ATGGCCCTTTTGACTTCATCAAGCATCGGATTGAGGAAGTTGACGAACAAAATTTTAAGTGCAAGTTTACTCTAATCGAAGGTGCTGTAGTAGGGGAAAAGATTGAAAAGGTTGTTGATACAGTTCAGTTTGTGGCCTCTGCAGATGGGGGATCTATCATTAAGGCTACATCTGAGTTTTACACTATTGGTGACTACACAATGGGTGAAGATGAAATCCAGATGGGCAAAGACATGGCCGTTGGAACATTCAAGATGGTGGAAGGTTACCTCTTGCAGAACCCAGATGCCTATGCATAA